Proteins from a genomic interval of Arthrobacter sp. CAN_C5:
- a CDS encoding citrate synthase → MTELNGASLHYDGGELSLPMVNAAEGNNGYDVSKLLKQTGAVTFDPGFMNTAATTSAITYIDGDQGILRYRGYPIDQLAQHSSFLEVSYLLIYGNLPTPTELAAFDDRIRRHTLLHEELKGFFGGFPRDAHPMPVLSSAVSALSTFYQDSLDPFDDEQVELSTFRLMAKLPVIAAYAHKKSIGQPMLYPDNSMNLVENFLRLSFGLPAEPYDLDPMMVKALDLLLILHADHEQNCSTSTVRLVGSSNANMFASVSAGINALFGPLHGGANEAVLNMLRDIHGKGMKPEDFMEKVKNKEDGVKLMGFGHRVYKNYDPRATIVKATAHDILSKLGGNDELLDIAMRLEEKALADDYFIERKLYPNVDFYTGLIYKAMGFPEKMFTVLFAIGRLPGWIAQWREMMQDPQTKIGRPRQLYTGEAERNYPAR, encoded by the coding sequence ATGACCGAGCTAAACGGTGCGTCCCTGCACTATGACGGAGGCGAACTCAGCCTTCCGATGGTCAACGCCGCTGAAGGCAACAATGGCTACGACGTGTCGAAGCTGCTCAAGCAGACCGGCGCTGTCACCTTTGACCCCGGCTTCATGAACACCGCAGCCACCACCTCGGCGATCACCTACATCGACGGCGACCAGGGCATCCTGCGCTACCGGGGGTACCCGATCGACCAGTTGGCGCAGCACTCGAGTTTTCTCGAAGTCTCCTATCTGCTGATCTACGGGAATCTGCCCACCCCCACCGAGCTGGCCGCGTTCGACGACCGGATCCGACGCCACACCCTGCTGCACGAGGAGCTTAAGGGCTTCTTTGGCGGCTTCCCCCGTGATGCGCACCCCATGCCGGTGCTCTCGTCGGCGGTGTCGGCGCTGTCCACCTTCTACCAGGATTCCCTCGACCCGTTCGACGATGAGCAGGTGGAGCTCTCCACCTTCCGCCTCATGGCGAAGCTCCCCGTCATCGCGGCGTACGCGCACAAGAAGTCCATCGGACAGCCGATGCTTTACCCGGACAACTCGATGAACCTGGTCGAGAACTTCCTCAGGCTCTCCTTCGGCCTCCCCGCCGAGCCGTACGACCTGGACCCGATGATGGTCAAGGCGCTCGACCTGCTGCTGATCCTGCACGCCGACCACGAGCAGAACTGCTCGACGTCGACCGTCCGCCTGGTCGGCAGCTCGAACGCCAACATGTTCGCCTCGGTTTCGGCCGGCATCAACGCGCTGTTCGGCCCGCTGCACGGTGGCGCCAACGAGGCAGTCCTGAACATGCTCCGCGACATCCATGGCAAGGGCATGAAGCCCGAAGACTTCATGGAAAAGGTCAAGAACAAGGAAGACGGCGTGAAGCTCATGGGCTTCGGACACCGCGTTTACAAGAACTATGACCCCCGCGCCACCATCGTCAAGGCCACCGCCCACGACATCCTCAGCAAGCTCGGCGGAAACGACGAACTGTTGGACATCGCGATGCGGCTTGAGGAGAAGGCCCTCGCCGACGACTACTTCATCGAGCGGAAGCTGTACCCGAATGTGGACTTCTACACCGGCCTGATCTACAAGGCGATGGGCTTCCCGGAGAAGATGTTCACCGTGTTGTTCGCCATTGGCCGCCTCCCGGGCTGGATTGCCCAGTGGCGCGAAATGATGCAGGACCCGCAGACCAAGATCGGTCGCCCGCGGCAGCTCTACACGGGCGAGGCGGAGCGCAACTACCCCGCGCGGTAG
- the galE gene encoding UDP-glucose 4-epimerase GalE → MKILVTGGSGYIGSHTTLALLDAGHEVVVVDNLMNSSETALDRVRELSGKDLTFHRVDLLDETALTAVFDAEAIDAVIHFAGLKAVGESVAQPLHYYHNNVGGTLNLLRVMDSRQVRTLVFSSSATVYGASEEVPLIEKMPLDAVNPYGRTKEQIEDILTDLGAADDRWNIALLRYFNPVGAHESGKIGEDPTGIPNNLLPFVAQVAVGRREKVMVFGNDYPTPDGTGVRDYIHVVDLAAGHLAALDYLRTHAGVHRWNLGTGNGSSVLEVLAAFSSAAGHEIPYEFADRRPGDAAVSYADPSAALADLGWSAHRSLSQMCEDHWRWQKHNPQGYAS, encoded by the coding sequence ATGAAAATTTTGGTTACCGGCGGTAGCGGGTACATAGGCTCCCATACGACACTCGCCCTCCTCGACGCGGGACACGAGGTGGTGGTGGTCGACAACCTGATGAACTCCTCCGAGACAGCACTGGACCGGGTCCGGGAACTCAGCGGGAAGGACCTCACCTTCCACCGGGTGGACCTGCTGGACGAGACGGCGCTGACCGCGGTGTTTGACGCCGAGGCCATCGACGCCGTCATCCACTTCGCGGGCCTGAAGGCTGTCGGCGAGTCGGTAGCCCAACCGCTGCATTACTATCACAACAACGTGGGCGGCACCCTGAACCTGCTGCGCGTCATGGACTCCCGGCAGGTGCGGACCCTGGTCTTCAGCTCCTCGGCGACCGTGTACGGTGCTTCTGAAGAGGTCCCACTGATCGAGAAGATGCCCCTCGACGCTGTGAACCCTTACGGCCGCACCAAGGAACAGATCGAGGACATCCTCACCGACCTTGGCGCAGCGGACGACCGCTGGAACATTGCCCTCCTTCGGTACTTCAACCCCGTGGGCGCCCACGAGTCGGGCAAGATTGGCGAGGACCCGACCGGCATCCCGAACAACCTATTGCCCTTCGTCGCACAGGTGGCGGTGGGCCGCCGCGAGAAGGTAATGGTCTTCGGCAACGACTACCCCACCCCCGACGGCACCGGCGTCCGCGACTACATCCATGTGGTGGACCTCGCAGCCGGCCACCTGGCCGCCCTCGACTACCTGCGCACCCACGCCGGGGTGCACCGCTGGAACCTGGGCACCGGCAACGGTTCCTCGGTCCTGGAAGTCCTCGCCGCCTTCTCGTCCGCCGCCGGCCACGAAATCCCCTACGAATTCGCTGACCGCCGGCCCGGCGACGCGGCGGTCAGCTACGCCGACCCGTCAGCGGCCCTGGCCGACCTTGGCTGGTCCGCGCACCGTTCGCTGTCGCAGATGTGCGAGGATCACTGGCGCTGGCAGAAGCACAACCCCCAGGGCTACGCGAGCTAG
- the dapE gene encoding succinyl-diaminopimelate desuccinylase gives MTAHLPPALDLTADVALLTASLLDIESVSGNELTLADAVETALRGYPHLEVVRDGDSIIARTSLGRAERVILAGHLDTVPLPTVPGSRGTVPSTWDGEVLYGRGATDMKGGVAVQLALAAELTAPARDITYVFYDHEEVEASLSGLGRLVERFPDWLTAEFAVLLEPTDGTVEGGCNGTARFNVTTTGRAAHSARAWMGENAIHAAADILARLRDHEPLTVDVDGLAYRESLNAVMIKGGTAGNVIPDRTVIEVNYRFAPDKTPDDAEAYVRAVLAGYNIERTDAAAGARPGLNHPAAADFVAAVGAEPKPKYGWTDVARFSELGIPAVNFGPGDPLLAHSDNEHVSADEIRQCLGALRTWLG, from the coding sequence ATGACCGCACACCTTCCCCCCGCCCTTGATCTGACCGCCGATGTTGCCCTCCTGACCGCCTCGCTGCTGGACATCGAGAGCGTTTCAGGGAACGAGCTCACCCTTGCCGATGCCGTTGAGACCGCACTGCGGGGGTACCCCCACCTGGAGGTGGTGCGCGACGGCGACTCGATAATCGCCCGGACCTCGCTGGGCCGGGCGGAACGGGTGATCCTCGCGGGCCATTTGGATACTGTCCCCCTGCCGACGGTGCCGGGCTCCCGCGGCACCGTGCCGAGCACCTGGGACGGGGAGGTCCTCTACGGCCGTGGCGCGACCGATATGAAGGGCGGCGTGGCGGTGCAGCTGGCCCTGGCCGCAGAGCTGACCGCGCCCGCCCGCGACATCACCTATGTGTTTTACGACCACGAGGAAGTGGAAGCCTCGCTCAGTGGGCTGGGCCGACTGGTCGAACGGTTCCCGGACTGGCTGACGGCCGAATTCGCTGTGCTGCTGGAACCCACCGACGGCACCGTGGAGGGTGGGTGTAACGGCACCGCCCGTTTCAACGTCACCACCACCGGGCGGGCCGCGCACTCCGCCCGGGCCTGGATGGGGGAGAACGCCATCCACGCCGCAGCCGACATTCTCGCCCGGCTGCGGGACCACGAGCCGTTGACTGTCGACGTCGATGGCCTGGCCTACCGCGAAAGCCTCAATGCCGTGATGATCAAGGGTGGCACGGCGGGGAACGTCATTCCGGACCGGACGGTGATTGAGGTCAACTACCGGTTTGCGCCCGACAAGACGCCCGACGACGCGGAGGCGTACGTCAGGGCAGTGCTGGCGGGCTACAACATCGAACGAACCGATGCAGCAGCCGGCGCACGTCCGGGCCTGAACCATCCGGCGGCTGCCGACTTCGTCGCGGCGGTGGGAGCCGAGCCCAAGCCGAAGTACGGCTGGACCGACGTCGCAAGGTTCAGCGAACTGGGTATCCCCGCCGTGAATTTTGGGCCCGGCGACCCCTTGCTGGCCCATTCCGACAATGAGCATGTAAGCGCCGACGAGATCAGGCAGTGTCTGGGTGCCCTGCGGACCTGGCTGGGCTAA
- the dapD gene encoding 2,3,4,5-tetrahydropyridine-2,6-dicarboxylate N-succinyltransferase: protein MTERATAPAPAHSGPRSAHGLGLATLTADRTVLDVWFPRPELGGSTQEDLRDSLTALAGPDDLRGTSQEVVQVQSDLDAPPADAADSYLRLHLLSHRLAAPNSINLDGLFGLLANVVWTNFGPCPVKDFDTTRLRLRSRGAVVVYGVDKFPRMVDYVVPTGVRIADADRVRLGAHLADGTTVMHEGFVNFNAGTLGHSMVEGRISAGVVVGDGSDIGGGASIMGTLSGGGKERVSIGERCLLGAQAGIGISLGDDCVVEAGLYITAGTKVTLPDARVIKASELSGESHLLFLRNSATGVVEARPRSGHGVALNSVLHAN, encoded by the coding sequence ATGACTGAACGAGCCACAGCCCCCGCCCCAGCCCATTCTGGCCCCCGCTCAGCCCACGGACTTGGCCTGGCGACCCTCACCGCCGACCGCACAGTCCTCGACGTGTGGTTCCCCCGCCCGGAGCTTGGCGGTTCCACCCAGGAGGATCTCAGGGACTCCCTCACTGCCCTGGCCGGCCCCGATGACCTCCGCGGCACCAGCCAGGAGGTAGTCCAGGTGCAGAGCGATCTGGATGCCCCGCCAGCCGACGCTGCCGATTCCTACCTGCGTCTGCACCTGCTGTCCCATCGGCTCGCCGCTCCCAACTCGATCAACCTCGACGGACTGTTTGGCCTCCTGGCCAACGTGGTGTGGACCAACTTCGGCCCCTGCCCGGTGAAGGACTTTGACACCACCCGCCTGCGGTTGCGCTCCCGCGGCGCCGTGGTGGTCTACGGGGTGGACAAGTTCCCCCGGATGGTTGATTACGTGGTGCCCACCGGCGTCCGTATTGCTGACGCCGACCGGGTTCGCCTGGGCGCCCACCTCGCCGACGGAACCACGGTGATGCACGAGGGATTCGTCAACTTCAATGCCGGTACCCTCGGACACTCGATGGTTGAGGGCCGTATTTCCGCCGGAGTGGTGGTGGGCGACGGCTCGGACATCGGCGGCGGGGCCTCCATCATGGGCACCCTCTCCGGCGGGGGCAAGGAACGCGTCTCCATCGGCGAGAGGTGCCTCCTCGGTGCGCAGGCCGGCATCGGTATCTCCCTGGGCGACGACTGCGTCGTCGAAGCCGGGCTGTACATCACCGCCGGCACCAAGGTGACCCTGCCGGACGCGCGCGTGATCAAGGCGTCCGAGCTCTCCGGCGAATCGCACCTCCTGTTCCTCCGCAACTCGGCCACCGGCGTCGTCGAAGCCCGTCCCCGCAGCGGCCACGGCGTCGCCCTGAACTCAGTGCTGCACGCCAACTAG